Within Candidatus Tanganyikabacteria bacterium, the genomic segment CTTCGAACGGCGGCGCCAGCGCGAGCGGAAGCGGAACGGCCAGTAGACAGGGGCGAGATCCCACCTTGATCCCCTCCTGATCCCCGACGCTGCTCCACGGGCAGGATCTCAACCAATCTGTCTGAAGGAGCGGCCAGGCCGAAAGCGGGACTGGCAGCCACTCACAGGAATCTGGCGCAACTCATCCGATCCCCGAGAAAGTGGCTCTATCAGCCCTCTCACGGCGGCAGCAGGGGTTCGAATCCCCTTGGGGGTACTAACGTTCGCTTGCTTCGATTCGAGGCGGCGAGAAATTGGCTTGCCCATTGACTTGGGCTCCTATACGGCCTTCTTGGGCCTACCGCCCTTTTTGCCGTTCTCCCTGACCGCGGCGCGCTTTGCCTCCGAGGTGACCGAGCCAGCACGGCGCGCCTGTTCGGCAGGATCGACGAGACCGCAGAGATCCGCCAGCAACCCCCGCGCTGAAATGTAGATGTCCAGGGCCTCCCACATCAGCGTATCCCGCAATGGCGACACCTTGACCGCCGTCTTTTGCGAGGCGGGCGCGCCCTTCAGCTCGTCGATCTTGGCAACTGGAATCTCGACGGCAACACCGCTCTTGAGAACGAGATACAACGCGTCCTGGTCGGCAAGGTACTCGGCTTTGACTATCGCGAGTGGGTGCTTGCGCGTCCGCTTTCCCGCTTCGACGGCCGCCTGGTATTCGGTCGCAAGCTCCTCATCGCTGACTTCCCACTTCCCGATTCTAGCCATGAATCCGCCTCCACTCAGCAAGGGCCTCGGCCTGTATCGAGGCGACCGCATCGATTGCTGCGATAAGATCACGAGGCCACATATCGGCTTCGAGAGCCCGGGGCCGCTGGCTCGGCCCACCCAGAGCGATCACAGCAGAATGCTCCGCCTTGAAGACGTGGACATGGGGCACATGACGGGCGTCCTCCCGGCTTCGAACAACGATCTTGAATCCCTGGACTAGCCAGCTTCCCACCGGCGATCAATAACCTATCCGCGATAGGTTGTCAAGCTGACCGACCAGCGAAACCTGGCAACCTGCGTTACCGCCGCGAGAGCCGGCGCTTCCGCCGATGAGTCCACCAAGAAAAACGTCGCCATTCGCAGGAGTCCGCTCGCCCAGCCGACAACAGAGACCAGGCCGATGATCAAGGAGTCATGGCCATTCGACGGCTCGATTCAGCTCAACCAGAGTGTTTCGATAACCATCCCGCCAGGTGTACTCTTCGGGACGGTAGCCCCGCCTGAGACCCGGCCCATTCCCGACCCGCTCGGCGAGATTAGCCTGCATGACGCTTCATCGTGCGCTCGGCCCACGCAACGACTCGCTCTGCCAGTACGATAGCTGCCGCGAGCTCGTCCTCCGTCACCGGCTCCTCGGCGCCCAGGTACCGCGTAAGGACGGCATAGTCCGTCAATGTGGCTACCTCGTCGAGCGCGGCGTCCCATCCTTCGACCGTCTCCGAGACTAGTCCAACCAAGACGGCGAGGTCGTGAGTGAACGGGAAAGCAACGCCTACCTTCACGAGGACGGCCTTGAGAGCCTTTTCGGCTGCCTGCTGCGCATGGAAGGAGAGCGCTTCCAGCATGACCTCGTCGGGTAGCGCTATCGAAGCAAGCGCGAGGTCGCTCCGGGCACTCCGCAGCCATTCCTCCGGAACCCGCTCTGGCCCCTTGTCAGGCGACATAGATCAGCTTGCCTTCCCTGAGGGCCGGAGAGTAAACCATGGAGTCCACGGCCCCGAACCGCTCGAGGTCCCTCTCCGTCGCCACGACAACGTCGACAGGGACCCCTAGCCCAATCAGGTTCCGGTAGATTCCCTGTGCCGTCCGCCTCCGATGCACGCCCTCGGGCACGACGACGAGGACATCGAGGTCGCTATTCGGGTGCATGGTGCCCCGAGCCGCTGACCCGAATAGAATGATCCGCCGGGGGGAAGCAACTTGGCGGATTCGACGGACGAGATCCGAGATAACCGTCGGGTCGGGATCCATCAGGCCTCCTCGTGCCGGTCAGCTGCCGCAGGCAGTTGATGCATTCATTCTTCCCAGTGCTGGAGCGAGGGTCAACCTGGAAAGCAGCACCACCAAGAGATACGCAGAAGATCGCATTTGTTCCGCCGTGCCAGGCCCAGAACGGAGAAGACCTGAAATCGACTAGCTA encodes:
- a CDS encoding HEPN domain-containing protein codes for the protein MSPDKGPERVPEEWLRSARSDLALASIALPDEVMLEALSFHAQQAAEKALKAVLVKVGVAFPFTHDLAVLVGLVSETVEGWDAALDEVATLTDYAVLTRYLGAEEPVTEDELAAAIVLAERVVAWAERTMKRHAG
- a CDS encoding DUF4160 domain-containing protein — protein: MGSWLVQGFKIVVRSREDARHVPHVHVFKAEHSAVIALGGPSQRPRALEADMWPRDLIAAIDAVASIQAEALAEWRRIHG
- a CDS encoding DUF2442 domain-containing protein, with the protein product MARIGKWEVSDEELATEYQAAVEAGKRTRKHPLAIVKAEYLADQDALYLVLKSGVAVEIPVAKIDELKGAPASQKTAVKVSPLRDTLMWEALDIYISARGLLADLCGLVDPAEQARRAGSVTSEAKRAAVRENGKKGGRPKKAV
- a CDS encoding nucleotidyltransferase domain-containing protein, translated to MDPDPTVISDLVRRIRQVASPRRIILFGSAARGTMHPNSDLDVLVVVPEGVHRRRTAQGIYRNLIGLGVPVDVVVATERDLERFGAVDSMVYSPALREGKLIYVA